A single region of the Triticum dicoccoides isolate Atlit2015 ecotype Zavitan chromosome 2B, WEW_v2.0, whole genome shotgun sequence genome encodes:
- the LOC119365575 gene encoding AT-hook motif nuclear-localized protein 10-like, which yields MDGRDQPQQQQQTPTPLPLPLPLPPPPQQQTPAPPQQQTPRVSSPPPVAPGVMMPQHAYGAMPPGSASVMHGMPLAFNPMASPGASQPAMKPADMPPLAMYRPDSTPPGMPQPVSGGGGALVVSVSGSGGGGELVKKKRGRPRKYGPDGTMGSAVKAEAGGQSGGAGSNSNPDGKRRGRPPGSGKKKQLDALGSAGTSFTPHIITVKPNEDVASKIMSFSQQGPRTTCIISANGALCTATLRQPATSGGIVTYEGHFDILSLSGSFLLAEDGDTRSRTGGLSVALAGSDGRIVGGCVAGMLMAATPVQVVVGSFIAEGNKKPKEEQPKREPTSAPMQTAAGFGAASAAATPSDGTSSDHSDDPGSPMGPNGSAFNNAGHPTHASYAPVGWSLSGNQGRYDPDMKMVTD from the exons ATGGACGGCCGGGAtcagccgcagcagcagcagcagacgccgacgccgctgccgctgccgctgccgctgccgccgccgccgcagcagcagACGCCGGCACCGCCGCAGCAGCAGACGCCGCGCGTGAGCTCGCCGCCGCCGGTGGCCCCCGGCGTCATGATGCCGCAGCACGCCTACGGCGCGATGCCGCCGGGCTCCGCGAGCGTCATGCACGGGATGCCGCTCGCCTTCAACCCCATGGCGTCGCCCGGCGCCTCGCAGCCGGCAATGAAGCCCGCGGACATGCCGCCGCTCGCCATGTACCGGCCCGATTCCACCCCGCCGGGCATGCCGCAGCCCGTTAGCGGTGGCGGTGGCGCCCTGGTGGTCAGcgtcagcggcagcggcggcggcggggagctcgTGAAGAAGAAGAGGGGAAGGCCGAGGAAGTATGGGCCGGACGGGACCATGGGCTCGGCGGTGAAGGCCGAGGCGGGCGGGCAGTCTGGTGGCGCGGGCTCCAACTCGAATCCTGACGGGAAGCGCAGAGGACGGCCCCCGGGATCTGGCAAAAAGAAACAGCTCGATGCCTTAG GCTCAGCTGGTACATCATTTACTCCTCACATAATTACTGTCAAGCCTAATGAG GATGTTGCTTCGAAAATAATGTCTTTTTCACAACAAGGCCCACGTACTACATGTATAATCTCAGCAAACGGTGCGCTGTGCACAGCAACACTCCGTCAACCAGCAACCTCTGGTGGCATAGTGACATATGAG GGCCACTTTGATATTCTCTCTCTGTCGGGCTCATTTCTGCTGGCAGAGGATGGTGACACTCGTAGCAGGACAGGTGGTCTGAGTGTTGCTCTGGCTGGAAGCGATGGGCGTATTGTAGGAGGTTGTGTTGCAGGAATGCTTATGGCTGCAACGCCTGTCCAG GTTGTGGTGGGCAGCTTCATCGCCGAAGGTAACAAAAAGCCCAAGGAAGAACAACCAAAACGCGAGCCAACATCTGCGCCGATGCAGACGGCTGCTGGCTTCGGTGCAGCCTCAGCTGCTGCTACGCCATCAGACGGAACATCAAGCGACCACTCTGATGACCCAGGGAGCCCTATGGGACCCAACGGTAGCGCGTTCAACAATGCAGGCCATCCGACACACGCTTCATATGCTCCTGTGGGCTGGTCACTCTCCGGGAACCAAGGCCGCTACGACCCAGACATGAAGATGGTGACCGACTAA